The following coding sequences are from one Xiphias gladius isolate SHS-SW01 ecotype Sanya breed wild chromosome 14, ASM1685928v1, whole genome shotgun sequence window:
- the LOC120798776 gene encoding ephrin type-A receptor 4-like isoform X1, giving the protein MEPLQPARRAKGGNARCHAAHMAANLWRIFYTFIWIITLASSSRTRIYPPNEVTLLDTRTVPGELKWAASPSEGGWEEVSIMDEKNIPIRTYQVCNVLEPNQNNWLRTDWIPRSGAQRVYVEVKFTLRDCNSLPGVTGTCKETFNLYYHESNEDRESYIKESSFIKVDTVAADESFTQVDVGDRIMKLNTEVRDVKVTTRKGFYLAFQDVGACIALVSVRVFYKTCPLTIRNLATFPDTVTGADTSSLVEVRGSCVNQSEEREEPKMYCGADGEWLVPIGGCLCNPGYEETGGACKACSVGFYKAKSSDAGCSKCPPHSHSLSDGATVCDCHSGFFRANSDPPSMACTQPPSAPQQLISVVNETSVVLEWAPPRRLGGRSDTSYSLECFICQTGSQTGSHSQTDGKALPRNRSVSHIEAQRSGFGMQSDQGIVGSEVQSGRGVLQSRPVPEDYPRLGSGSISISQLCLPCSSDVLFSPGQTGLKTTRVVVSELRAHSHYTFIVQARNGVSQDSGAGAAQSVSVTVTTNQAAPSPVSSIQATDVTRHGLSLSWRQPDRPNGVILEYEVKFYEKDQRERSYRIMRTFSRSVDVTGLNPLTVYVFHVRARTAAGYGEFSAPFEFSTNSDPFPLIGEGVNSAFLLLSVSGVGILLLISAAVFIISRRRSKYSKTKQDSEEEKHLNPGVKIYVDPFTYEDPDQAIHEFAKEIDVSSIHIERVIGMGEFGEVCSGRLRVQGKREIYVAIKSLKAGYSDKQRRDFLSEASIMGQFDHPNIIRLEGVVTRCKPLMIITEYMENGSLDAFLRKHDGQFTVIQLVGMLRGIASGMKYLSDMSYVHRDLAARNILVNSNLVCKVSDFGLSRVLEDDPEAAYTTREGTGTYLSPGGKIPIRWTAPEAIAYRKFTTASDVWSYGIVMWEVVSYGERPYWDMNNQDVIKAIEEGYRLPAPMDCPVVLHQLMLDCWEKERAERPTFGQILNMLDKLIRNPGTLRRTGGDRPTPAMLESGVGSEVCVSVIPEVCVPEWSVCEWLQSIGLERYRDTLAAAGYTSLDSLLAITPQEMDRLGIITASHQDMLIAGVRQEMLSQMQHMQHTMVPV; this is encoded by the exons ATGGAGCCGCTTCAGCCAGCGCGCAGAGCCAAAGGGGGGAACGCACGCTGCCACGCTGCACACATGGCTGCAAATTTATGGCGAATATTTTACACCTTCATTTGGATAATAACACTGGCTTCAAGTTCGAGGACGAGGATTTATCCACCAAACGAAG TGACCCTGCTGGATACCAGGACAGTGCCAGGAGAGCTGAAATGGGCAGCCAGTCCTTCAGAGGGAGGG tgGGAGGAGGTGAGTATTATGGATGAGAAGAACATCCCCATCAGAACATACCAGGTGTGTAACGTCCTAGAGCCCAATCAAAACAACTGGCTGAGGACAGACTGGATCCCTCGTTCCGGCGCTCAGCGGGTCTATGTTGAAGTCAAGTTCACACTGAGAGACTGTAACAGCCTACCAGGGGTCACTGGCACCTGCAAG GAGACATTCAATCTGTACTACCATGAGTcaaatgaagacagagagagctaCATCAAAGAGAGCAGTTTCATTAAGGTGGACACTGTGGCAGCAGACGAGAGCTTCACCCAG GTGGACGTTGGAGACCGCATCATGAAACTGAACACTGAGGTGCGAGACGTAAAGGTCACGACCCGGAAGGGCTTCTACTTGGCCTTTCAGGATGTTGGCGCCTGCATTGCTTTAGTTTCTGTCAGGGTTTTCTACAAAACCTGCCCACTCACCATCCGCAACCTGGCAACTTTTCCTGACACCGTTACCGGGGCTGATACATCCTCCTTAGTGGAAGTCAGGGGATCTTGTGTCAACCAatcagaagagagagaagagcctAAAATGTACTGCGGAGCAGATGGAGAGTGGTTAGTTCCTATTGGTGGATGTCTCTGCAACCCAGGATATGAAGAGACGGGGGGGGCATGTAAAG CCTGTTCTGTTGGTTTCTACAAGGCCAAGTCTTCAGATGCAGGATGCTCCAAGTGTCCCCCACACAGCCACTCACTCAGTGACGGGGCAACTGTCTGTGACTGCCACTCTGGATTCTTCCGTGCCAACAGCGACCCCCCTTCCATGGCCTGTACTc AGCCACCTTCAGCTCCGCAACAGCTCATCTCAGTTGTGAATGAGACCTCGGTGGTCCTGGAGTGGGCCCCCCCTCGCCGGCTGGGAGGACGAAGTGACACCAGCTACAGCCTGGAGtgtttcatctgtcaaacaggGAGTCAAACAGGCAGCCACAGTCAGACTGACGGTAAAGCCCTCCCCAGGAATCGCAGCGTCTCCCACATTGAAGCTCAGCGCAGTGGCTTTGGGATGCAGTCAGACCAGGGGATTGTTGGATCTGAAGTCCAGTCAGGGAGAGGTGTTTTACAGAGCAGACCAGTACCTGAAGATTACCCGAGACTTGGctctggctccatctccatctctcagCTCTGCCTGCCTTGCAGCTCCGATGTGCTCTTCTCTCCCGGCCAAACCGGCCTGAAGACCACCAGGGTGGTGGTTAGCGAGCTGAGGGCCCACTCGCACTATACCTTCATCGTCCAAGCGCGCAACGGGGTCTCCCAAGACAGCGGTGCAGGGGCAGCTCAGAGTGTGTCTGTCACTGTTACCACCAACCAAGCTG CTCCCTCTCCGGTGTCATCCATCCAAGCCACTGATGTCACCAGGCACGGTTTGTCGTTGTCATGGCGACAGCCGGATCGACCCAACGGGGTCATCCTGGAATATGAGGTCAAGTTCTATGAAAAG GATCAGAGAGAGAGGTCTTACCGCATAATGAGGACCTTCTCTCGCAGCGTCGATGTCACGGGTCTTAACCCCCTCACTGTGTACGTGTTTCACGTGCGTGCTCGTACAGCTGCCGGATACGGAGAGTTCAGTGCTCCATTTGAATTTTCCACCAATTCAG ATCCCTTCCCTCTGATTGGAGAAGGAGTTAACTCAGccttcctgctgctgtctgtcagCGGGGTTGGAATTTTACTGCTGATATCTGCAGCTGTCTTCATCATTAGCcgcag GAGGAGCAAGTACAGTAAAACAAAGCAGGactcagaggaggagaaacatcTTAACCCAG GGGTCAAAATCTATGTGGATCCGTTCACCTATGAAGACCCCGATCAGGCCATCCACGAGTTTGCCAAGGAGATTGATGTTAGCAGTATTCACATTGAGAGAGTTATTGGCATGG gagagTTTGGGGAGGTGTGCAGTGGTCGGCTGCGTGTGCAGGGAAAGAGGGAGATTTACGTGGCCATCAAGAGTCTGAAGGCGGGATACTCTGACAAACAGAGGAGGGACTTCCTATCTGAGGCCTCCATCATGGGACAGTTTGACCATCCGAACATCATCAGGCTGGAGGGTGTCGTCACAAGAT GCAAACCATTGATGATCATCACAGAATACATGGAAAATGGATCCCTGGATGCTTTTCTTCGT AAACATGACGGCCAGTTCACGGTGATCCAGCTGGTCGGCATGCTGCGAGGCATCGCCTCAGGTATGAAGTACCTGTCAGACATGAGCTATGTTCACAGAGACCTGGCAGCTCGAAACATCCTGGTCAACAGCAACCTGGTGTGTAAGGTGTCGGACTTTGGCCTGAGTCGGGTTCTGGAGGACGACCCAGAGGCTGCCTACACTACAAGG GAGGGCACTGGGACTTACCTTTCCCCTGGAGGGAAGATCCCCATCAGATGGACGGCCCCAGAGGCCATAGCCTACAGGAAGTTTACCACAGCAAGTGATGTGTGGAGTTACGGTATCGTCATGTGGGAGGTGGTTTCATACGGCGAGAGGCCCTACTGGGACATGAACAACCAGGAT GTGATTAAAGCGATTGAAGAGGGCTACCGCCTGCCTGCTCCTATGGACTGTCCTGTGGTGTTGCACCAGCTCATGTTAGACTGTTGGGAGAAGGAGCGAGCGGAGAGACCCACCTTTGGTCAGATACTCAACATGCTGGATAAACTCATCCGTAACCCCGGGACTCTGCGCAGGACAGGAGGGGAcag ACCCACACCCGCCATGCTTGAGTCAGGGGTGGGTTCAGAGGTGTGTGTATCAGTCATACCAGAGGTATGTGTGCCCGAGTGGTCGGTGTGTGAGTGGCTGCAGTCCATCGGGTTGGAGAGGTACAGAGACACTCTGGCAGCAGCAGGATACACCAGCCTTGACAGTCTACTGGCTATCACACCCCA GGAGATGGACAGACTTGGAATAATCACAGCGTCCCACCAGGACATGCTAATTGCTGGTGTGCGGCAAGAAATGCTGTCTCAAATGCAGCACATGCAACACACAATGGTTCCAGTCTGA
- the LOC120798776 gene encoding ephrin type-A receptor 4-A-like isoform X5, whose amino-acid sequence MAANLWRIFYTFIWIITLASSSRTRIYPPNEVTLLDTRTVPGELKWAASPSEGGWEEVSIMDEKNIPIRTYQVCNVLEPNQNNWLRTDWIPRSGAQRVYVEVKFTLRDCNSLPGVTGTCKETFNLYYHESNEDRESYIKESSFIKVDTVAADESFTQVDVGDRIMKLNTEVRDVKVTTRKGFYLAFQDVGACIALVSVRVFYKTCPLTIRNLATFPDTVTGADTSSLVEVRGSCVNQSEEREEPKMYCGADGEWLVPIGGCLCNPGYEETGGACKACSVGFYKAKSSDAGCSKCPPHSHSLSDGATVCDCHSGFFRANSDPPSMACTQPPSAPQQLISVVNETSVVLEWAPPRRLGGRSDTSYSLECFIYYPRLGSGSISISQLCLPCSSDVLFSPGQTGLKTTRVVVSELRAHSHYTFIVQARNGVSQDSGAGAAQSVSVTVTTNQAAPSPVSSIQATDVTRHGLSLSWRQPDRPNGVILEYEVKFYEKDQRERSYRIMRTFSRSVDVTGLNPLTVYVFHVRARTAAGYGEFSAPFEFSTNSDPFPLIGEGVNSAFLLLSVSGVGILLLISAAVFIISRRRSKYSKTKQDSEEEKHLNPGVKIYVDPFTYEDPDQAIHEFAKEIDVSSIHIERVIGMGEFGEVCSGRLRVQGKREIYVAIKSLKAGYSDKQRRDFLSEASIMGQFDHPNIIRLEGVVTRCKPLMIITEYMENGSLDAFLRKHDGQFTVIQLVGMLRGIASGMKYLSDMSYVHRDLAARNILVNSNLVCKVSDFGLSRVLEDDPEAAYTTRGTGTYLSPGGKIPIRWTAPEAIAYRKFTTASDVWSYGIVMWEVVSYGERPYWDMNNQDVIKAIEEGYRLPAPMDCPVVLHQLMLDCWEKERAERPTFGQILNMLDKLIRNPGTLRRTGGDSYSDFTLLFVCVPEWSVCEWLQSIGLERYRDTLAAAGYTSLDSLLAITPQEMDRLGIITASHQDMLIAGVRQEMLSQMQHMQHTMVPV is encoded by the exons ATGGCTGCAAATTTATGGCGAATATTTTACACCTTCATTTGGATAATAACACTGGCTTCAAGTTCGAGGACGAGGATTTATCCACCAAACGAAG TGACCCTGCTGGATACCAGGACAGTGCCAGGAGAGCTGAAATGGGCAGCCAGTCCTTCAGAGGGAGGG tgGGAGGAGGTGAGTATTATGGATGAGAAGAACATCCCCATCAGAACATACCAGGTGTGTAACGTCCTAGAGCCCAATCAAAACAACTGGCTGAGGACAGACTGGATCCCTCGTTCCGGCGCTCAGCGGGTCTATGTTGAAGTCAAGTTCACACTGAGAGACTGTAACAGCCTACCAGGGGTCACTGGCACCTGCAAG GAGACATTCAATCTGTACTACCATGAGTcaaatgaagacagagagagctaCATCAAAGAGAGCAGTTTCATTAAGGTGGACACTGTGGCAGCAGACGAGAGCTTCACCCAG GTGGACGTTGGAGACCGCATCATGAAACTGAACACTGAGGTGCGAGACGTAAAGGTCACGACCCGGAAGGGCTTCTACTTGGCCTTTCAGGATGTTGGCGCCTGCATTGCTTTAGTTTCTGTCAGGGTTTTCTACAAAACCTGCCCACTCACCATCCGCAACCTGGCAACTTTTCCTGACACCGTTACCGGGGCTGATACATCCTCCTTAGTGGAAGTCAGGGGATCTTGTGTCAACCAatcagaagagagagaagagcctAAAATGTACTGCGGAGCAGATGGAGAGTGGTTAGTTCCTATTGGTGGATGTCTCTGCAACCCAGGATATGAAGAGACGGGGGGGGCATGTAAAG CCTGTTCTGTTGGTTTCTACAAGGCCAAGTCTTCAGATGCAGGATGCTCCAAGTGTCCCCCACACAGCCACTCACTCAGTGACGGGGCAACTGTCTGTGACTGCCACTCTGGATTCTTCCGTGCCAACAGCGACCCCCCTTCCATGGCCTGTACTc AGCCACCTTCAGCTCCGCAACAGCTCATCTCAGTTGTGAATGAGACCTCGGTGGTCCTGGAGTGGGCCCCCCCTCGCCGGCTGGGAGGACGAAGTGACACCAGCTACAGCCTGGAGtgtttcatct ATTACCCGAGACTTGGctctggctccatctccatctctcagCTCTGCCTGCCTTGCAGCTCCGATGTGCTCTTCTCTCCCGGCCAAACCGGCCTGAAGACCACCAGGGTGGTGGTTAGCGAGCTGAGGGCCCACTCGCACTATACCTTCATCGTCCAAGCGCGCAACGGGGTCTCCCAAGACAGCGGTGCAGGGGCAGCTCAGAGTGTGTCTGTCACTGTTACCACCAACCAAGCTG CTCCCTCTCCGGTGTCATCCATCCAAGCCACTGATGTCACCAGGCACGGTTTGTCGTTGTCATGGCGACAGCCGGATCGACCCAACGGGGTCATCCTGGAATATGAGGTCAAGTTCTATGAAAAG GATCAGAGAGAGAGGTCTTACCGCATAATGAGGACCTTCTCTCGCAGCGTCGATGTCACGGGTCTTAACCCCCTCACTGTGTACGTGTTTCACGTGCGTGCTCGTACAGCTGCCGGATACGGAGAGTTCAGTGCTCCATTTGAATTTTCCACCAATTCAG ATCCCTTCCCTCTGATTGGAGAAGGAGTTAACTCAGccttcctgctgctgtctgtcagCGGGGTTGGAATTTTACTGCTGATATCTGCAGCTGTCTTCATCATTAGCcgcag GAGGAGCAAGTACAGTAAAACAAAGCAGGactcagaggaggagaaacatcTTAACCCAG GGGTCAAAATCTATGTGGATCCGTTCACCTATGAAGACCCCGATCAGGCCATCCACGAGTTTGCCAAGGAGATTGATGTTAGCAGTATTCACATTGAGAGAGTTATTGGCATGG gagagTTTGGGGAGGTGTGCAGTGGTCGGCTGCGTGTGCAGGGAAAGAGGGAGATTTACGTGGCCATCAAGAGTCTGAAGGCGGGATACTCTGACAAACAGAGGAGGGACTTCCTATCTGAGGCCTCCATCATGGGACAGTTTGACCATCCGAACATCATCAGGCTGGAGGGTGTCGTCACAAGAT GCAAACCATTGATGATCATCACAGAATACATGGAAAATGGATCCCTGGATGCTTTTCTTCGT AAACATGACGGCCAGTTCACGGTGATCCAGCTGGTCGGCATGCTGCGAGGCATCGCCTCAGGTATGAAGTACCTGTCAGACATGAGCTATGTTCACAGAGACCTGGCAGCTCGAAACATCCTGGTCAACAGCAACCTGGTGTGTAAGGTGTCGGACTTTGGCCTGAGTCGGGTTCTGGAGGACGACCCAGAGGCTGCCTACACTACAAGG GGCACTGGGACTTACCTTTCCCCTGGAGGGAAGATCCCCATCAGATGGACGGCCCCAGAGGCCATAGCCTACAGGAAGTTTACCACAGCAAGTGATGTGTGGAGTTACGGTATCGTCATGTGGGAGGTGGTTTCATACGGCGAGAGGCCCTACTGGGACATGAACAACCAGGAT GTGATTAAAGCGATTGAAGAGGGCTACCGCCTGCCTGCTCCTATGGACTGTCCTGTGGTGTTGCACCAGCTCATGTTAGACTGTTGGGAGAAGGAGCGAGCGGAGAGACCCACCTTTGGTCAGATACTCAACATGCTGGATAAACTCATCCGTAACCCCGGGACTCTGCGCAGGACAGGAGGGGAcag TTATTCAGATTTCACGCTTCTATTT GTATGTGTGCCCGAGTGGTCGGTGTGTGAGTGGCTGCAGTCCATCGGGTTGGAGAGGTACAGAGACACTCTGGCAGCAGCAGGATACACCAGCCTTGACAGTCTACTGGCTATCACACCCCA GGAGATGGACAGACTTGGAATAATCACAGCGTCCCACCAGGACATGCTAATTGCTGGTGTGCGGCAAGAAATGCTGTCTCAAATGCAGCACATGCAACACACAATGGTTCCAGTCTGA
- the LOC120798776 gene encoding ephrin type-A receptor 4-like isoform X3 — translation MAANLWRIFYTFIWIITLASSSRTRIYPPNEVTLLDTRTVPGELKWAASPSEGGWEEVSIMDEKNIPIRTYQVCNVLEPNQNNWLRTDWIPRSGAQRVYVEVKFTLRDCNSLPGVTGTCKETFNLYYHESNEDRESYIKESSFIKVDTVAADESFTQVDVGDRIMKLNTEVRDVKVTTRKGFYLAFQDVGACIALVSVRVFYKTCPLTIRNLATFPDTVTGADTSSLVEVRGSCVNQSEEREEPKMYCGADGEWLVPIGGCLCNPGYEETGGACKACSVGFYKAKSSDAGCSKCPPHSHSLSDGATVCDCHSGFFRANSDPPSMACTQPPSAPQQLISVVNETSVVLEWAPPRRLGGRSDTSYSLECFICQTGSPQLCLPCSSDVLFSPGQTGLKTTRVVVSELRAHSHYTFIVQARNGVSQDSGAGAAQSVSVTVTTNQAAPSPVSSIQATDVTRHGLSLSWRQPDRPNGVILEYEVKFYEKDQRERSYRIMRTFSRSVDVTGLNPLTVYVFHVRARTAAGYGEFSAPFEFSTNSDPFPLIGEGVNSAFLLLSVSGVGILLLISAAVFIISRRRSKYSKTKQDSEEEKHLNPGVKIYVDPFTYEDPDQAIHEFAKEIDVSSIHIERVIGMGEFGEVCSGRLRVQGKREIYVAIKSLKAGYSDKQRRDFLSEASIMGQFDHPNIIRLEGVVTRCKPLMIITEYMENGSLDAFLRKHDGQFTVIQLVGMLRGIASGMKYLSDMSYVHRDLAARNILVNSNLVCKVSDFGLSRVLEDDPEAAYTTRGTGTYLSPGGKIPIRWTAPEAIAYRKFTTASDVWSYGIVMWEVVSYGERPYWDMNNQDVIKAIEEGYRLPAPMDCPVVLHQLMLDCWEKERAERPTFGQILNMLDKLIRNPGTLRRTGGDRPTPAMLESGVGSEVCVSVIPEVCVPEWSVCEWLQSIGLERYRDTLAAAGYTSLDSLLAITPQEMDRLGIITASHQDMLIAGVRQEMLSQMQHMQHTMVPV, via the exons ATGGCTGCAAATTTATGGCGAATATTTTACACCTTCATTTGGATAATAACACTGGCTTCAAGTTCGAGGACGAGGATTTATCCACCAAACGAAG TGACCCTGCTGGATACCAGGACAGTGCCAGGAGAGCTGAAATGGGCAGCCAGTCCTTCAGAGGGAGGG tgGGAGGAGGTGAGTATTATGGATGAGAAGAACATCCCCATCAGAACATACCAGGTGTGTAACGTCCTAGAGCCCAATCAAAACAACTGGCTGAGGACAGACTGGATCCCTCGTTCCGGCGCTCAGCGGGTCTATGTTGAAGTCAAGTTCACACTGAGAGACTGTAACAGCCTACCAGGGGTCACTGGCACCTGCAAG GAGACATTCAATCTGTACTACCATGAGTcaaatgaagacagagagagctaCATCAAAGAGAGCAGTTTCATTAAGGTGGACACTGTGGCAGCAGACGAGAGCTTCACCCAG GTGGACGTTGGAGACCGCATCATGAAACTGAACACTGAGGTGCGAGACGTAAAGGTCACGACCCGGAAGGGCTTCTACTTGGCCTTTCAGGATGTTGGCGCCTGCATTGCTTTAGTTTCTGTCAGGGTTTTCTACAAAACCTGCCCACTCACCATCCGCAACCTGGCAACTTTTCCTGACACCGTTACCGGGGCTGATACATCCTCCTTAGTGGAAGTCAGGGGATCTTGTGTCAACCAatcagaagagagagaagagcctAAAATGTACTGCGGAGCAGATGGAGAGTGGTTAGTTCCTATTGGTGGATGTCTCTGCAACCCAGGATATGAAGAGACGGGGGGGGCATGTAAAG CCTGTTCTGTTGGTTTCTACAAGGCCAAGTCTTCAGATGCAGGATGCTCCAAGTGTCCCCCACACAGCCACTCACTCAGTGACGGGGCAACTGTCTGTGACTGCCACTCTGGATTCTTCCGTGCCAACAGCGACCCCCCTTCCATGGCCTGTACTc AGCCACCTTCAGCTCCGCAACAGCTCATCTCAGTTGTGAATGAGACCTCGGTGGTCCTGGAGTGGGCCCCCCCTCGCCGGCTGGGAGGACGAAGTGACACCAGCTACAGCCTGGAGtgtttcatctgtcaaacaggGAGTC ctcagCTCTGCCTGCCTTGCAGCTCCGATGTGCTCTTCTCTCCCGGCCAAACCGGCCTGAAGACCACCAGGGTGGTGGTTAGCGAGCTGAGGGCCCACTCGCACTATACCTTCATCGTCCAAGCGCGCAACGGGGTCTCCCAAGACAGCGGTGCAGGGGCAGCTCAGAGTGTGTCTGTCACTGTTACCACCAACCAAGCTG CTCCCTCTCCGGTGTCATCCATCCAAGCCACTGATGTCACCAGGCACGGTTTGTCGTTGTCATGGCGACAGCCGGATCGACCCAACGGGGTCATCCTGGAATATGAGGTCAAGTTCTATGAAAAG GATCAGAGAGAGAGGTCTTACCGCATAATGAGGACCTTCTCTCGCAGCGTCGATGTCACGGGTCTTAACCCCCTCACTGTGTACGTGTTTCACGTGCGTGCTCGTACAGCTGCCGGATACGGAGAGTTCAGTGCTCCATTTGAATTTTCCACCAATTCAG ATCCCTTCCCTCTGATTGGAGAAGGAGTTAACTCAGccttcctgctgctgtctgtcagCGGGGTTGGAATTTTACTGCTGATATCTGCAGCTGTCTTCATCATTAGCcgcag GAGGAGCAAGTACAGTAAAACAAAGCAGGactcagaggaggagaaacatcTTAACCCAG GGGTCAAAATCTATGTGGATCCGTTCACCTATGAAGACCCCGATCAGGCCATCCACGAGTTTGCCAAGGAGATTGATGTTAGCAGTATTCACATTGAGAGAGTTATTGGCATGG gagagTTTGGGGAGGTGTGCAGTGGTCGGCTGCGTGTGCAGGGAAAGAGGGAGATTTACGTGGCCATCAAGAGTCTGAAGGCGGGATACTCTGACAAACAGAGGAGGGACTTCCTATCTGAGGCCTCCATCATGGGACAGTTTGACCATCCGAACATCATCAGGCTGGAGGGTGTCGTCACAAGAT GCAAACCATTGATGATCATCACAGAATACATGGAAAATGGATCCCTGGATGCTTTTCTTCGT AAACATGACGGCCAGTTCACGGTGATCCAGCTGGTCGGCATGCTGCGAGGCATCGCCTCAGGTATGAAGTACCTGTCAGACATGAGCTATGTTCACAGAGACCTGGCAGCTCGAAACATCCTGGTCAACAGCAACCTGGTGTGTAAGGTGTCGGACTTTGGCCTGAGTCGGGTTCTGGAGGACGACCCAGAGGCTGCCTACACTACAAGG GGCACTGGGACTTACCTTTCCCCTGGAGGGAAGATCCCCATCAGATGGACGGCCCCAGAGGCCATAGCCTACAGGAAGTTTACCACAGCAAGTGATGTGTGGAGTTACGGTATCGTCATGTGGGAGGTGGTTTCATACGGCGAGAGGCCCTACTGGGACATGAACAACCAGGAT GTGATTAAAGCGATTGAAGAGGGCTACCGCCTGCCTGCTCCTATGGACTGTCCTGTGGTGTTGCACCAGCTCATGTTAGACTGTTGGGAGAAGGAGCGAGCGGAGAGACCCACCTTTGGTCAGATACTCAACATGCTGGATAAACTCATCCGTAACCCCGGGACTCTGCGCAGGACAGGAGGGGAcag ACCCACACCCGCCATGCTTGAGTCAGGGGTGGGTTCAGAGGTGTGTGTATCAGTCATACCAGAGGTATGTGTGCCCGAGTGGTCGGTGTGTGAGTGGCTGCAGTCCATCGGGTTGGAGAGGTACAGAGACACTCTGGCAGCAGCAGGATACACCAGCCTTGACAGTCTACTGGCTATCACACCCCA GGAGATGGACAGACTTGGAATAATCACAGCGTCCCACCAGGACATGCTAATTGCTGGTGTGCGGCAAGAAATGCTGTCTCAAATGCAGCACATGCAACACACAATGGTTCCAGTCTGA